From the Halalkalicoccus sp. CGA53 genome, one window contains:
- a CDS encoding DUF7529 family protein, with product MKGPDRATKVASAHWEALSGDVEAIVTEYDERGFEAHALHPGDVTLLTGESGDREGLDVLLPGSEFETVFDLVDRGVAFDSSEVYSAREGSTVLLVLVLVDEREEVALAFPAYYGWGAGREVLSRARERGRLHTYLRRLSGDIVTFTHDDPSIFEPPEEG from the coding sequence ATGAAGGGTCCAGACAGGGCGACGAAGGTCGCGAGCGCCCACTGGGAGGCGCTCTCGGGCGACGTCGAGGCGATCGTGACGGAGTACGACGAACGGGGTTTCGAGGCCCACGCGCTGCATCCGGGCGACGTCACGCTACTCACGGGCGAGTCCGGCGACCGGGAAGGGCTGGACGTGCTGTTGCCCGGCAGCGAGTTCGAGACCGTCTTCGACCTGGTCGATCGAGGCGTCGCCTTCGACTCGTCTGAGGTCTACAGCGCGCGCGAGGGGTCGACGGTCTTACTGGTGCTCGTCCTCGTCGACGAGCGCGAGGAGGTCGCACTCGCCTTCCCGGCGTACTACGGCTGGGGGGCGGGGAGGGAGGTCCTCTCGCGTGCTCGCGAGCGGGGACGGCTCCACACGTATCTCAGACGACTCTCCGGCGACATCGTCACGTTCACCCACGACGATCCGTCGATCTTCGAGCCGCCCGAGGAGGGGTGA
- a CDS encoding dihydroorotase, whose protein sequence is MIVQDARLADGRSVDVRIEGEKITAVDADLRSGRGETIDAGGKLLLPGAIDVHVHFREPGFPHKETWETGSRSAAAGGVTCAVDQPNTEPPTVDGESFDEKALLAENSYVEYGINGGVTADWNPEELFSRPIFALGEVFLADSTGEMGIDTELFAEAAERAADAEVPITVHAEDATLFDEEALGRAGEGVGREADADAWSVFRTAEAEAAAIETACEVANDVGADLHVAHTSTPEGIDAANAGGASCEVCPHHLFLSREDLSDLGTYGRMNPPLRSEERRAGVAERVADGSVDLIATDHAPHTAEEKEATIHDAPSGVPGVETMLPLLLAAAARGDLSIERVRDLTASAPARVFGLPGKGRIAEGSDADLVLVDPGSETEIRGKDLHSNCGWTPYEGSEGVFPEWTMVRGTVVYDAREGFGPAVGKNVRT, encoded by the coding sequence GTCGATGCAGATCTCCGTTCGGGGAGAGGGGAGACGATCGACGCGGGCGGAAAGCTCCTGCTCCCCGGCGCGATCGACGTCCACGTCCACTTCCGTGAGCCGGGCTTTCCCCACAAGGAGACCTGGGAGACGGGCTCGCGCAGCGCCGCCGCGGGCGGCGTGACCTGCGCCGTCGACCAGCCGAACACGGAGCCGCCGACGGTCGACGGCGAGAGCTTCGACGAGAAGGCGTTGCTAGCCGAGAACTCCTACGTGGAGTACGGGATCAACGGCGGCGTCACAGCGGACTGGAACCCCGAGGAGCTGTTCTCGCGGCCGATCTTCGCGCTCGGCGAGGTCTTCCTGGCCGACTCCACGGGCGAGATGGGGATCGACACCGAGCTGTTCGCCGAGGCCGCCGAGCGTGCGGCCGACGCCGAGGTGCCGATCACGGTCCACGCCGAGGACGCGACGCTGTTCGACGAGGAGGCACTCGGGCGCGCCGGAGAGGGGGTCGGCCGCGAGGCGGACGCCGACGCCTGGAGCGTGTTCCGGACCGCCGAGGCGGAGGCCGCAGCGATCGAGACCGCCTGCGAGGTGGCGAACGACGTCGGCGCGGACCTCCACGTCGCACACACCTCGACGCCCGAGGGGATCGACGCCGCGAACGCGGGCGGCGCGAGCTGCGAGGTCTGTCCCCACCACCTCTTCCTCTCGCGCGAGGACCTCTCCGATCTGGGCACGTACGGCCGGATGAACCCGCCGCTTCGGAGCGAGGAGCGCCGTGCGGGCGTCGCCGAACGGGTCGCCGACGGCTCCGTCGACCTGATCGCGACTGACCACGCCCCACACACGGCCGAGGAGAAGGAGGCGACGATCCACGACGCGCCGAGCGGCGTCCCTGGCGTGGAGACGATGCTCCCCCTGCTGCTCGCCGCGGCCGCACGCGGGGATCTGAGCATCGAACGGGTACGGGATCTCACCGCGAGCGCCCCCGCGCGCGTGTTCGGACTCCCCGGGAAGGGGCGAATCGCCGAGGGATCTGACGCCGACCTCGTGCTCGTCGACCCGGGTTCCGAAACCGAGATCCGGGGGAAGGACCTGCACTCGAACTGCGGGTGGACGCCGTACGAGGGGAGCGAGGGCGTCTTCCCGGAGTGGACGATGGTCCGAGGCACGGTCGTCTACGACGCCCGCGAGGGGTTCGGCCCGGCGGTCGGGAAGAACGTCCGGACGTGA